Genomic window (Pseudoliparis swirei isolate HS2019 ecotype Mariana Trench chromosome 23, NWPU_hadal_v1, whole genome shotgun sequence):
accttgacctttgacccgattgatcccaaaatctaatcaaatggtccctggataataaccaatcatcccaccaaattccatgtgattctgcgaaagatttgacctgttcatgacctttgaccttgacctttgacccgatcgatcccaaaatctaatcaactggtccccggataataaacaatcatcccaccaaatttcatgcgattcggttcaatactttttgagttttgcgaataacacgcatacaaataaataaataaataaatacacggcgatcaaaacataaccttccggcattttcaatgcgaaggtaataatcagCTTCTCTTGGCATTGCTAAGTCGATCTGAAGTGgatttaataacaacaaactAAGCTAATCTGTATAAATTAACATAGAGAATAATATAAAGTAATGTATTGATATTTGAATGGTTGAATGTTGTGCAATCAAACAAcccaatgtttttttgtgtgtaaatgtCCAGTGTACACATTCAACAGTTGCTGGGCAGATATAGTCTACAAAGCATGACTGAGCACTTCTCGCCTCGCCTCAGCTGAATGGGTGCAGTGACTCAGCATGGGCAGGAGCAGGCTGAGCCCCGGTGGGCAGCATGATTACAGAGCATTGGCAGAGCattgcccccccctccctctgactGCCCATGCTCTCGCAGATAGAGGGAGTTCACTAGAATattatcactcacacacacccctccccgcTCACAGCAAACACAGATTAACAGAATATAGGTGTCCCACCCACAGCCAGTTCACTAATGATGTGTCATATTAACGTTTATACCCAACAAGCAAAAAGCTAAACGTAATATAAGATACAATCTAAATGCTTTACATACCCTTAGTGCAAGCACCACATTAAACAAGATCATCGTCGGCATTTCCCTCTTGGGTGAAGGGTCCATTTTAGAAACCTGCCCAGATAGAACAACTTTGTTTCAGAAAAAGCATAAAATATGTGTTCACAAAAACTTAGAAAATGTACAGCATGCTGAATTATATGCGATATATATGAATTACTTATTTTACCAGCACAATGTTTAACATAAATACTAATTAACTCAACATTTCTTTAACCTgacatttgtttagtttttgttgAGACAGAGACGAATTCATTGGGCTCTCTGGGGTTCACTAACAAGGTGTTGTTGTATTTAATTACagtaaaatatacactaccgttctcATGTTTGGGGAAAAGCTGGTTTTttcaatgaatataacattaaattaatcagaaatacactatacattattgtctggtttttaatgaaatctctccataggtgtatccCATCTCCATTGTTCTAGTAGTAcagtgttatcgccttagaagactaacggagggttagaaaacccttgaaaaccctttttatgtgagcacagctgaaaacagttattctggtgagagaagctataaaactggccttcctttgaagaacaacatttatatttcaaataaaaatcattatttctaacactgtcaatgtattgattattttctctattcattttgtaattcatttaataaataaaagtgtgaatcttcatggaaaacactaaattgtctgggtgacccccaAACTTGTGACCGGTAGTGTAACTTTTACATGTTAATTCCACAGAAGAACCTTATAATGTAATATGTTATTGGATTGCATtgctttttacatgttttttcccCTATATCTCCGGCTGGGCGATATGGAGGAAATCTAGATAATGTGGGCAGTGAACAATCAGACAAACAAAGCGTCTGACGGGGGCAGTGCTGAGGTTTAAATGCAAAGCGTACATACATTTAGAGGGTCATGGGGAAATAAGAAATGGTCTCGGACACTCATCGAAGCCAAGTCAATATTACAATAAAGATATTCCTTTTAAATGGACATCATCACAGGTGTTGAATAGAGTTCatgacaacaatcacaatacaatactaagtAAAACTCTTAAAAGTAGTGATTCTACACACGTTAACTCGACCGGAGGGAAATTTAACATCTCGTTTTACACTTGAAATTCATGACTTTACATGTATGTAGTGGGACCCCTTTTGTTCCTTACCTGAATGATGGGAGGATGCTTCAGGAGGGTAGGATGGCCCACAAATCGAACATTGTCTATCTTCAGTTCAAACTTTTTCCCGCACATATCAGATTTGGTGGCCAGAATGGTGGCGAGGATGATGTCAGAGAACCTTAAAGAAGGGAAGAAATCCTCAATGAGAACAATGAGCCGGGTGTGATGGGAGGTGACAGCACCGCAACAGCTGGGACAAGTACGACAGTTTAAATTAGCTGTTTGTTTACATCTTTTCACATCGCAAAGGGTTTCAATGACAGCATACATTTGTTTAAACTTGTGTGGCTactggagaggagaaaagaggaagaggactccTGGCAGAAACAGTGAAGTCGCTGTATGAATGAAGAATGTGAAAGACACATGCTGGTTGGACTTAAGGAACTCATGCTGCAATCAAAAGGGATAAAAATCAAGGCGTTAACTTTCAGAAACAAATTAAACACCCTATAGACTTACCGTACAGCACAATTTAAGAATAATGTGTTGTATTTGCTTTATTGTAGTctgcatttgatttattttttgttttgtaacgCTGAGTCCACATGCTTCAGGTAACATAATCAATgtgaattaattattaattatagtTTTAAGCggtttgattttcttttctcaaaAAAGGGCAAACGGCACAGACGAAAGAAAAACTGCAGTCCGGAATCGACCAAAGCGCGGATTCACTGGATCTGCTACTGATAAAGGATTTTACTGAGATTAGAGTTGGGGATCCATAAAGGACACAAAATAGGAAAGAaggggattaaaaaaaagacagggGTGATCTAAGCAAAGGAAAGGTGGTTTAGAATGATTTGGTCTTACCCTGCTACCAACTGTTCGTCAGTTAGTGGAGATTGTTCTCTGAAATGGGAATTGGgccataaaaaagaagaaaaaaagcaaacaaaaggGAAAATGCAACACACAGTTGGGCTGAATGCATAAAATGGACATCAACACAACCCCAACAAACATGTGATACTGTGATGTGAAATGCTGGTCTGCAGGTTGATTCAAACCAATTACCTGTTTACCCTGTCTGAGCGTTCATGTTGTCGATGTTGAAATAATATAGATATGTGATCTCAAACTGAAAATGGAAACATTAATACAAAAAAGATAGCGTGAAACTAGTTTGTGCTGTCAAAGCTTAAACACCACTTAAACACCGCAAACTCCTTTATGCTATTTGTTATGAAGCCCATGGCCTCAAACTGTTACTGCTGCCCGGTTCTTAACCAGGACAATAATGACGCGCCATATAACACCTGTCTTAATATATAGTATACTTAACCCTGTCTCTAAGTTTCAGCtggactttatttttaaattgtacCATATATTATCTGTTGTGCCCCTTCTTAGTTCTATATTGCTGTGTATTCTCTCGAAAAGGTCATTTAAGGTCATTCTGAGTGAAAAGCTGTAAAAACTCTTGTGAAGCTTGTTtgtagcaaaaaaaaagtcagcaaAAAACATGTTTCAAGTGCCAGTTTTGCCTCATTCTGGCAAGTGAGCGGAattgataaaaacacattttaaattatcTGCTTCTTACAGCCCTGTGACCAAAGTAACTTCAGCCAACCAACGACAGACCAGCACGACCATCCGTCACGTGGAAGCATGATGAAAACTAAACGCTGGGACTTGAAGGTTCTTTGTCTGATATTTTCGTCTTGTTTTCTTAACATCTTCCAGTTTTCAAACGGGGGGATTTCAAATAATGTTCATATTCCATTAAACTTCTGCTTCAGtttgtaaataaatatctaaatactTTGTTATTGATGTTGTGTCAATGTACCAGGATTGATCATTTTTGCTCTCACAAAATATGTACAGTGAGATTCTCGATAGATAATCATCagtaatgtggttataatgacTGAAGTGGTTAGAGAAAAAATAATAGAACCGTCCGTGTCGTAATACTTTAATGTAATGTGGCCTTTAAACCAGAAAACAACCACACTTAAGCCTTTTTACGATTTTATCCAAGACAATATTTAGTCTCATATTCCAATGTTGATATATTACCCAGCCTTGCTGTTCCTCGTGAATAGCCCAGAGAAAAAACTCTCTTCATCTGCATTTCTTTTTATCTGAACTTTACACAACTAGTGTTCAACACATTGCATTAAATATGTTTTCCATCTATTTGTGGCTTTGAAATAGAATTTTTTCCACGTGAAaggtttttactttttttagtAGTTATCCTCATTCCCATGTGGCTCAAACCAGCACCGATTATaccattaaaacaaaaattacATCTTGGTTTAATGTACTTTAAAGACTTCACATATGGTGTAGTGATAGTGGAACTGAAAATTACGCAACTTATTTTCACATCTACTGAACCCGTCCCTGGACATCAGTTTCCCTCTTTCTTATTTCACTCAGTGCATATATAAGTCATCCTATTTTCTTTCAtagctttttttaaaccatgacTTTATGCAGCACTGCCACTATCCAATTTATGAATAAAACACCAATTCCTGTTTGTATTCTTACCAGTTTCTATGATTAAACTTCTTCTCTCAACATCAATGTttagcttaaccctcctgttacctttcgggtcaatttgaccccattcaatgtttaatgtcggtgttctttggggtcaatttgaccgcaggctgtttttcactgtgtcaaacatataagaaatatcaacttttttatatatttaaagggctatttaggtagtcaacaaacaaacataaagtacctcacacttaaacttgggaaacaatattaattctaataattttctggaggttttaattgctggagtcaaattgaccccgagggtaagatatgttagtaaatgtgaaggtaacaggagggttaatacaaTCTAATGTGGTTTATCAATATACTCTATGAACTTGTTTAGTCATCTGAAGTACATTTTTATaagcttgtttatttattaccaGTTCAGATTTGCATATTCACACAGCAGCTGACGCTATGACACTTCAAGTGACATTTAGACACATGGTGAGGTTATAGTTTTAGGTTTTGAAGTACAACCCGTACAGCAATTATTCAAATGATTAACATTGTTCAATAATGTTCGACAACAtgagttaaataaaaaatgatccaGTTGCTCAATTCCTCTTGAAAAAATAATTAAGATCCAATGCAAAAGGCGAGAAACACCATGAGCCTATGTGGCTCACAGGGATATCAGAAAGGGCTTCGTCCACCTACAGTACATCTCCTGATTATgaattgttattatatattaaggAAAAATACCTTGAATCACCATCCTGATCTTCAAGACCATCTCCGGTTGGGTTCATAGCATATGGACTTCGTTGTTTTGCTTGTGGACAGAGATAATAGCATTAGTTAGTTCACATAAATAGTTATGCCAATGTTTTGAGCCACAGATAACCTACAATTTGGAAGATCAATTTTGTTAAGTGTTACGTAAACTTTGTTTTAAGTGTATGAAGCCAAAGTGTTCTGCCTctggactacagatgaaaaacagcctcttggctaactggcacatttacagaaatgttgtgattaatgtGCACTATTTCTGATCAAATAAACCACAGGAAACGTTGTTGCTGTTTGGCAAAGCAGTTTTCAAGTGTTTGGCGTGTAATCAAAAGTCCAAGTTTCTCTATGTTGCCAAGAAAACTTGTAAGTATGATATACTTAAGGCAAATGTGTTGGCAGTTTATATTCAGCTAATTGATCATTGTTTTTAACGACGTGCACAAAATAACAAGCACACGAAAAAGGACACACAATGTGAAGCAACGTGCCAAATCACAGTAAGCTCAAACAACCACACAATGCAAAACAACAGGAACcctgttttgggtttttttttggacaAAGTGGAACGTGGAACCAAGAGGGCCTCGTCAACACACCCTGAAAGAAacgtcatgttttctttttacctAAAACTGAAGCCCTTCAGATTACAGTCAAAATCTGATTCTTGCAAGCCTTATAGAGGTGACATATAGCTGGGCTCTTGTGTCACATTGGTgcaatttgggggggggggggggggggggttgaaaccGGTGCCTTTTCTCTGTAAATGAGCAAATATGTGACAGTGAGATATTGAAGGCAGAGAGTTTATACCCTGAATAAACAGTCACTCAGTTTCGCGTTACGGGGTTTGAACTGTGATTCACTGGCTCGTCCTTACTTactacagggttcttacacatgttgaccaatggatttccattacatttccatgactttaaaccaaatttccatgaccaaactaaaatctcagtataaacatgaaaactgtagaaaatgttgcgtattgagagcgtacgccggttaatattttgagcgtctttctttaaaatacatattaattatttcaaactcggcgtaaatgaacatgtgattttaacaaatttccatgacttttccaaaacttttatgatttaagtttgttccatgacttctccaggcctggaaatgaccattttaaaattccatgacttttccaggttttccatgaccgcaaGAACCCTCCTACCTGTAAGAGATGACGGACATTCAGCCACTCTTTGGAAAGGGTATCGAAAGAGTAGTTTGTTTCCTCGGCTGCCGGAGCTAACCAGTATGACGCtaattgggctggttttgtcgcCGGTTTTGTACCCGCTGTTTTGTGACTGGCTGTACATGGATCTTCGGTCATCCGGTACCCCGGCTAACGGGTTGAACATCATGTGAGCATTATAGCTAAGTGCCCGTTAATAAAGTCGGTCGGCAGCTGCCATTCGACCAAACGGTGGCCGTTAGCAGCCGGTGCATTAATGTGTGTCGGTCATGATTACCGACCGTGAAGAAATTACAGTCAAAGTAGAAATAACTCGGAGGCCTGACTGGAGTCCTACGGCGCATCCGCGTCTCACTGCGGCGGTTGTTTTGTGTCACTTTGAAATGTGTTCGGCTGAAACAGAGACGGCTCGAGGTTCCCCCTCGCTCAACAATGGCGTGTGGTTTCCTCCATTCATCTTGTGGTTTTAATAACGTCGTGTTGAATGATAGTCTGTCatacattactttacattacatgtcatttagcagacgcttttatccaaagcgacttacaataagtgcattcaacctagagtacaaactaagaacaacaagaatacagaaagtaacatttcctcaacatagtcgaactacaaaagaaccgtaataagagctatttaagtgccactgaagtgctaatctgtgttttaattcaGATAATATTAAAATTGCATTTATACAGTTATACCAATTGGCCTAAGGCAATATGCAAACGGTCAACACGTGCTTTATTATGATTTTAAGACATGATAATGTCTGGCAATAGTTCCCACAATGTAATTGATATATTCAAGGTTTGCTATCTGTGTATTTGGCAGTTTGGTCATAAGAAATACCCTTTTATGATTAAAGGTTCCTGATAAATATTTTCCATGTTGCATCATATCCGCTAGATGGCGCTGTTAGCTGGTTTAAATGCTGCgtctataaaaataataaaatatacatatctgtctgtgtgtcctttgCATATCTTGACGACCTTACATCCGATTTTCTTCACGCTTGGCTGCTGTATTGCTGCAACCCAAGTTAGGGTTTAAATGAGCGGTGCATGAAGAATCTGCTGACAGCAATTCAGCATCAACATCAGTCGAGTTCTTAATTTTGTAATAAAACATGTCAACCCTATTTGTCATTGGGCTATCATATTTATTACCTCTGACCGACTCAGATATAAGGCATGTCTTCTCAAATGGTGAAACACCTTAAATTATTCTGCCTCTCGGGTACGTTTGGGGCTTTAAAATTACATCATGCAATGCTGTCTTTATAAGATTCTTTATAGTTCtcttcattttaatattttccacATCCTGGATTATTTTTGCAATACAATATGGACAGTGATTGTACAAACGACCAGATTACTAGGGATCAGTGTgtctcatttgtttgtgtaaatgaGTCAAGGGGAAATAAATTaatgataacaacaacaaacaaccctTATGGTCACAGATAGGTGTCTTTAATTTGAGTTGTATTTAGTTAATTTGAAATAATTTTAAAGAAAGCTTTTTGGAACACTTGCTGcgaaattattatgaatatgaactgacacttcttctttttcttcttcttcttctttttcttcttcttctttttcttcttcttcttagaaGTATCAATAATTGTATCAACTCAACACATTAagttaacatttatttaattgttttctttcatAATTTTTCATTATTTACGCTTCTCAGGACATGAGTGTGACTGAATTCGATTTGGATTTGTTCAGAACTTAAGTTTATCATTACATCGTTATTTTCAAATGATATTGTGGAGATATTAacacatattaaaaaataaatacaaaataaaggacATGTTTTAATAGTTTAATTCAGAGGACAGGCTCATGAATATGCTGGTTGGACAGCAAACCGCAGCGTTGGTGGTGTCAGTGGGGTGGGAGCTGTCCGAGGTGCTGGTTGAACAGGACGAGCTGGTCCGAGGCTTGAATGTACTTTATAACATTAATAACAGTGATGCAAATATTGTCAAACAGaaagcatgatgtcatctgaaCTACATCATAATACTATAGCCTCTATTACTGTATAGAGTAAAAGAGTGTACAAGTAAGTATTTAGTTGAAATGGTTGTTTTCagtcaacatatttttttagtgcCTTCTTCTGTTGACAGCAAACAAGCAACAATGACTTGCCTAAATGTCTGATCATGGCAGACACGTTGCTTGATGTGATTACAGAGTACAGCCAGTAATATTTATTTCCTAATCTAAGCATTGCAGGTTGGCACTTTCTTTATCAATTTTGCAAAACTGTATTTCTCGGCCAACCCATTAACCCAACCCATCCGATGATTGGATTGGATGCCTATCGCATATTATTGGGAGGAGTGAAGAGGTCTTTAATAAGTGGCATCAGGTACTGACCCACACAGTAAATCAACTCTACTGCCGTCAACATGGTCGAATGGACAGACTTCGAGCGCGCCACCATCAAGGACATCTTCGACAAGATGGACTTTGAATGTGTGGGCCCTGCAGCTTTTTCCAGGTGAGACTttatcttttctgtttttgtatgtTTTCCTTCTCTGAATGGATGAAAAATAAGTGCATTAAcacattcattttaaaatgagagATATGCATTTTTTTCCGTGTTTCCTCAGGTGTCTGATCGTCTACCCCTGGACTCAAAGGTATTTCGGTAACTTTGGAAACCTCTTCAACGCCGCTGCAATCATCGGGAATCCAAATGTTGCAAAACACGGAATAACCATCATGCACGGTCTGGAGCGAGGTGTGAAGAACTTGGACCACATGACCGAAACCTACGCCGAGCTGAGCGTGCtgcactctgagaaactgcacgTGGACCCAGACAACTTCAAGGT
Coding sequences:
- the LOC130189294 gene encoding hemoglobin subunit beta-1; the encoded protein is MVEWTDFERATIKDIFDKMDFECVGPAAFSRCLIVYPWTQRYFGNFGNLFNAAAIIGNPNVAKHGITIMHGLERGVKNLDHMTETYAELSVLHSEKLHVDPDNFKLISNCLTIVIASRMGKAFTGEVQAALQKFLAVVVFSLGKQYH